One region of Clavibacter michiganensis subsp. tessellarius genomic DNA includes:
- a CDS encoding DUF1266 domain-containing protein — translation MMGLFSAFKKLLDGPGFVTSDNSRELDGDERRAIAMGHIYAREGGLPIDALTMEADQPTTQKLLARAWGVVDHDSYLDTMGWLRETGHRSLYPIVTPLVDRSIAERAWSKAANAIQAEGVAEAERQGLDGGQAALFFRGWLRSTVSGGRAELPVPLPASIAAWDCARAVQLSRLAVDAGFTTDAEAFGLLTHFVTISREHHQSWQEFGDAFVTGRAFWCAKDVKNPVDQELRSFTLARDDLIRREDSPWRTAAW, via the coding sequence ATGATGGGTCTTTTTTCCGCATTCAAGAAATTACTCGACGGCCCCGGATTCGTCACCTCTGACAATTCTCGTGAGCTGGATGGAGACGAGCGGCGCGCCATCGCCATGGGTCACATCTACGCCCGAGAGGGAGGGCTGCCGATCGACGCCCTCACGATGGAAGCCGACCAGCCCACCACCCAGAAGCTCCTGGCACGCGCGTGGGGCGTGGTCGATCACGACTCCTACCTCGACACGATGGGATGGCTCCGCGAGACCGGGCACCGATCCCTGTACCCGATCGTCACGCCGCTCGTCGACCGGTCGATCGCCGAGCGAGCGTGGTCCAAGGCAGCGAATGCCATCCAGGCCGAGGGCGTGGCCGAGGCGGAACGCCAGGGGCTCGACGGAGGACAGGCCGCGCTCTTCTTCCGGGGGTGGCTCCGTTCGACCGTGAGCGGCGGGCGCGCCGAGCTGCCGGTTCCGCTGCCTGCGTCGATCGCCGCCTGGGACTGCGCGCGCGCCGTCCAGCTGTCACGGCTCGCCGTCGACGCCGGGTTCACCACAGACGCTGAGGCCTTCGGCCTGCTGACCCACTTCGTCACCATCTCCCGGGAGCACCATCAGTCGTGGCAGGAGTTCGGCGACGCCTTCGTGACGGGGAGGGCGTTCTGGTGCGCGAAGGACGTGAAGAACCCCGTGGACCAGGAGCTGCGGAGCTTCACCCTCGCGCGGGACGACCTCATCAGGCGCGAGGACTCACCCTGGCGGACGGCCGCCTGGTAG
- a CDS encoding PhzF family phenazine biosynthesis protein, producing MNRHGDLAADRLTAGATMISPHHETDLRRHDDGAVTAQIDAAGSALHEQRPGGSIDAAGFHGPSDRLGSRSVRPGTLGAPSTDQIMRGRRLSDMLDIARQRDFRQVDVFGATAGTGNPVAVVLDADGLDEATMRRFSAWTNLSECTFVLPPTSPGADYRVRIFSLDLELPFAGHPTLGTVRAWLDAGNTPNVPGRVTQECMAGLVPIRVEDDTLAFVAPPRTRSGCVDPDLLAAISRILGIGPGDVVAAEWLDNGPGWVGVLLADADAVLALRPDAATEPGRWDIGVLGLRDPSKGSALEVRAFFTDGSEPLREDPVTGSLNAAAAEWLIAAGRIAAPYTAAQGGAMGRHGLVHIEQDQDGLWVGGRADVLIAGTVIL from the coding sequence ATGAACCGACACGGCGATCTCGCGGCTGATCGGCTCACCGCAGGCGCGACCATGATCTCTCCGCATCATGAGACGGATCTCCGACGACACGATGACGGCGCCGTGACAGCGCAGATCGACGCGGCAGGATCTGCATTGCACGAGCAGCGACCCGGTGGCAGCATCGACGCAGCCGGGTTCCACGGACCGAGTGACCGCCTCGGTTCTCGAAGCGTCAGACCCGGCACGCTGGGCGCTCCATCCACCGACCAGATCATGAGGGGACGTCGATTGTCAGACATGCTCGACATCGCGCGACAGCGGGACTTCCGGCAGGTCGACGTGTTCGGCGCGACCGCAGGCACCGGCAATCCGGTGGCGGTCGTCCTCGACGCCGACGGTCTCGACGAGGCCACGATGCGCCGTTTCTCCGCGTGGACGAACCTCTCCGAGTGCACCTTCGTCCTCCCGCCTACATCGCCGGGTGCCGACTACCGGGTCCGGATCTTCAGCCTCGACCTGGAACTGCCCTTCGCCGGCCACCCCACCCTCGGCACCGTCCGCGCCTGGCTCGACGCTGGCAACACCCCGAACGTCCCGGGTCGTGTCACGCAGGAGTGCATGGCAGGTCTCGTCCCCATCCGGGTGGAAGACGACACCCTGGCCTTCGTCGCTCCTCCGCGCACGCGCTCCGGCTGCGTCGACCCTGATCTGCTCGCGGCCATCTCCAGGATCCTCGGCATCGGCCCCGGCGACGTCGTAGCTGCGGAATGGCTCGACAACGGTCCCGGGTGGGTGGGCGTCCTGCTCGCCGACGCCGACGCCGTGCTCGCCCTCCGCCCCGATGCTGCGACAGAACCCGGGAGGTGGGACATCGGGGTCCTCGGTCTTCGGGATCCCTCGAAGGGCTCCGCACTCGAGGTACGCGCGTTCTTCACCGACGGCAGCGAGCCACTCCGCGAAGACCCTGTGACGGGCAGCCTCAACGCCGCGGCCGCCGAATGGCTCATCGCCGCGGGTCGCATCGCAGCGCCGTACACGGCAGCGCAAGGCGGCGCCATGGGCCGGCACGGCCTCGTCCACATCGAACAGGACCAGGACGGCCTCTGGGTCGGAGGCCGTGCCGACGTCCTCATCGCGGGCACCGTCATCCTCTAG